The Bacteroidota bacterium genomic interval ATCATGGGATAAAATATGAGCAGCTTAAGGATATCCGTGTTTATGATGCGGATGACAAGGAGATTATCCCTTTTCGCAAGTTGAGTTTTATTGAGGATGTCCATGGAACAACTTATAAAATTACGATAATTCAATCGCTCCTTGAATCGGAAGATTTAAAAGGGGCGATTTTTGGCTTTATGTTGGGCCTTTTTGGCTTTTTGGCAGTGATACTTTTGGTACTGAACCGCAGGTTTTTATTTTCTGTCTGGAAGCCTTTTTTTGTAACAGTTGATAAATTAAGAACTTTTAAAATAGGCGTAACACAGGATATTCAATTCCCGGCTAATGGAATATATGAATTTGATTTATTGAACCAGACTCTTACCGAGTTGACCCGTAAACTTCAGGCTGATTTTGTTAATTTAAAGGAATTTACTGAAAATGCTTCTCATGAGATACAGACTCCTCTTGCAATAGTCAAATCGAAGCTGGAAGTAATTCTTCATGATTCCTTGTTGGCTGAAAATCACAGGAAGTTGGTTTATTCAGCTTATGAATCGGTTATCCGCCTTTCAAAACTTAATGAGGCTTTGTTGCTGCTTTCTAAAATTGAAAATCGTCAGTTCATTGATAATAAAAAGATTGATCTTAATGAAGTAATTAAAGGAAAATTGGATCAGACAATAGAACTTTTCGAGTTGAAAAATATAAAGCTGACAATTATTACGAAAGAGCCTTTTTGGGTTAACATGAATCCCTACCTGGCTGATATATTAATTAATAATATTCTTAACAATGCGATAAAGCATAATATTGC includes:
- a CDS encoding HAMP domain-containing sensor histidine kinase — translated: MKLQNKISVRFLLITIIAFTATGILFYVILNMIVHQNMDERIRSRKEAIIKYLQSQSLPDSIYQSPDREFFIQKYHGIKYEQLKDIRVYDADDKEIIPFRKLSFIEDVHGTTYKITIIQSLLESEDLKGAIFGFMLGLFGFLAVILLVLNRRFLFSVWKPFFVTVDKLRTFKIGVTQDIQFPANGIYEFDLLNQTLTELTRKLQADFVNLKEFTENASHEIQTPLAIVKSKLEVILHDSLLAENHRKLVYSAYESVIRLSKLNEALLLLSKIENRQFIDNKKIDLNEVIKGKLDQTIELFELKNIKLTIITKEPFWVNMNPYLADILINNILNNAIKHNIADGEIKIMADQRVLSFSNTGERLNVAPEKLFKRFVKQ